Below is a window of Bordetella genomosp. 9 DNA.
TCGCTCCGGCACCAGTTGCGCAACACGCCGGTGGAAGTGCTGGAGCTATCGCCGCCCTATGTGCAGACGGAGCTGACTGGCGCGGGCCAGGCTAGCGATCCGCGTGCCATGCCGATAGGCGACTACATCGCGCAGGTGATGCGCATGCTCGAGCGCGGGGATCATCCTCGCGGCGAACTCCTGCTCGAACGCGATCTCGCCAGGCGCTGGGCCGAACGGGATGGCACGTACGATGCGATCTACGGCGCGATGAACCCGGACTGACGGCCGCCCCACTGGCGGCATGCCGGCACGGCCTGGAAGCAAAGCGAACGAATTGCAAGCCGATGACCGGGCCGACGACCACCGTACCCATTCCGAGCGTTCGTGTCAGGTGCAGTGGCAGTCCAGGCGCATGGACAATTCCACATCCTCGCCGAAAGGCAGGGACAGGTACCCGCTACCCGGGGCGCGCACGCGCGCCAGGTAATCGGGGCTGTAGTCCGCGTTATCGGCCACGATAAGCGCGCCGGGCCGCAGCCGTGCCTCGACCAGATCGAGGATGTCGCCATAAAGCGACTTGGCCCCGTCCAGCAGCAGCAGGTCGATGCTGTCGGGCAGGTCCGTCACCAAGGTCTTCAGGGCATCGCCTTCACGGATTTCCACCAGGTCCGCCAGGCCGGCCTCCACCAGGTGCTGTCGTGCGCGAACCACCTTGGACGGCTCGAACTCGCTGCTTGTCACGCGGCCGCCGCCGTTATCGCGCACTGCCGCGGCCAGGTGGATGGTCGAAATGCCGAACGACGTGCCGAATTCGATGACGCTGCGCGCACCGGCACTGCGCACCAGCATGTAGAGCAGCCTGCCGGTCTCGCGCGACACAGGCAGCCAGAAATCCTTCAGCTGTCCATAGAAGGCCAGATATTCCGTCTTGCTGCGCATCATGCGGTCGAGCTCCTCGCGGGAGATCCCGGCCAATGAAGGGCTGGCCGCTTCGTCGGCCTGTTTGAAAAGGCGGTCCAGCAGCGCCGCCAGGGGGCGATCGGTCAACGTTGACGTCATGACAGTTTCCAATGGTGTAGTAAGGGTGCGGTATGCCGCCATATCGCGGCGATAAATGCGACGACTTCGTCGCATTAATCGATAGAATACGATCAAATAGTCGCATTCACCATTCGCATTGGGGTTCGCATTTTTCCGGCACCGCCGTGCTCTCGACAGGGCCCACGCGAAAATTGACGTCCTGGATAAATATGCGAATAATTGATCGCATACATACCGGACCTTCATTCTCAC
It encodes the following:
- a CDS encoding O-methyltransferase encodes the protein MTSTLTDRPLAALLDRLFKQADEAASPSLAGISREELDRMMRSKTEYLAFYGQLKDFWLPVSRETGRLLYMLVRSAGARSVIEFGTSFGISTIHLAAAVRDNGGGRVTSSEFEPSKVVRARQHLVEAGLADLVEIREGDALKTLVTDLPDSIDLLLLDGAKSLYGDILDLVEARLRPGALIVADNADYSPDYLARVRAPGSGYLSLPFGEDVELSMRLDCHCT